The DNA segment GCATTCCGCTCCGGCCATTGCCTTGGAGAAAGAAAGCGCTTTATGCAATTCCCCAGGTTCATTAGCATAAAACATGGCCATCGGTTCACCGAAAGTGACTACGTCCAGCTTTTTGTTCATGTGTGCTTCCTCCTATACCTTTTTAAGTTGATTGTTTATGCTGCTATCCAGAATGAATGCTTTATCTTGAAATTAACACATAAATCGGTTTTGTACAATAAAGGAATTGATGATTTATCATTTGACACATAAAATCCTTAAGTGAATGCGTAATTTAACGAGAATATTAATAATTATCAATAATATAGTGCATTTAATTCAAGAATGTTGTTTAATAGGATGTAGATAATAGTAAATTATGCGGGTAAAATTGATAAAAAAGTTTAGTGGAAAGGGAGATTGTGATGAAAAAAATAAAAGTGCTGCAAAATATTACGACACTGGGCGTTGTAGCGGTTATTCGTGGCGATGACGCAGAGTCGGCCTACCAGATGTCTAAAGCCTGCATCGAGGGCGGCTTGAACAATATCGAGGTTACTTTTACAACGCCAGATGCGGACCAAGTCATTAAGCGGCTAATTAAGGAATATGGGGAGAAGGCGGTGATCGGCGCTGGGACAGTGCTCGATCCGATTACGGCGAGAATCGCCATTTTGGCTGGAGCTGAATTCGTAGTCAGCCCGTCATTCGATGAGGAGACCGGAAAGCTCTGTAATTTATACAGCATTCCTTACATGCCTGGATGCATGACGCTGAACGAGATGAAGGAAGCATTGAAGGTAGGCGTGGATGTGCTGAAGCTCTTCCCTGGAAACAACTTTGATCCTGGCTTTATTAAAGCCGTCAAAGGCCCGATGCCGCATGTGAACATTATGCCGACGGGCGGGGTGGATCTGGACAATATGGAGCAGTGGGTTCGCAGTGGATGCGTGGCTGTAGGGATTGGCGGCAACCTGACTGCCCCGGCTAAGGAAGGACGCTATGATCTGATTACTGAGCTGGCCGCCAAATACGTAGCTAAATTTCGCGAGATTCGTCAGTAATCGCTACTCATACAGGATATAAATAAAGATCGAGCAGGGCTAGATCATGCCTGCTCGATCTTTTGGTGTACATACAGAGAATAACGAATCGGAGGAGATTATTTCTCCTTTAGTAGTCACAGATCATTATTCGTTATTGACGCTTTAATCCAGCGTATACGGTGCTAGATCGGCTGGAAGGGGGGCAGGACGTTCACATCGGCTTGTCATTTCATAATAGCGGCCCGAATCGGAGGATTCATGGAAGGCCCACATCGCTTCCAGGACATGATAGGCAAGCTCGCCGCTGGCTCGGTGCGGACGTCCATTCATTAGAGAATAGGCCATGTCTGCCGGACCGATCCCACGGCTATTCTCGGAATAGCCTGGCAGAAGAGGCTGCTCAATCCATTCGTTTTCGCCGATTTTGCGATATTTCACGGGCCCGCCAAACGTGTTGGGATCAGGCACAAGGATCGTTCCTTCCGTACCGTGTATTTCAATTGGCGGGAGACTGCTGCCTCCGAAAATATCAAAACTTGTAATTAGCGTGGCGATGGCCCCGCTCTCGAATTGCAGGGTACCGGCGACATGGGTCGGAATATCGACCGGGATAGGCTTGCCGAATTTTTTCTCGCTCGTAATGATCCGCTGCTCCTTCGCTTTGCCCGTCATTCCGGCAATACTGTGAATCGGTCCCAGCAGTTGGATGAGGGCGGTCAAATAATACGGCCCCATGTCAAACATCGGCCCTCCGCCCTGCGCATAGTAGAACTCCGGGTCGGGATGCCAGAATTCATGACCGCGGCTCATCATGAAGGCCGTTGCCGATACCGGGCGCCCGATGACACCGTCCTCGATTAATTTGAGAGCGGTTTGGATGCCCGCTCCCAGGAAGGTTTCGGGGGCGCTGCCGACGAGAAGGCCGAGCTTGTTCGCTTTATCCAGTACGAGCCTGCCTTCCTCCAGCGTGGCGGTCAGTGGCTTTTCCACATAGACGTGTTTGCCGGCTTCCAGCGCTTTGATGCTCACCTCGGCGTGTACGGCTGGGATCGTCAGGTTAATCACGATATCGATATCCGGGTCTCCGAGCAGCTCATCTGTGCTGCAGGCCCGAGGAATGCCGTACTTCTCGGCTTGTTCCCGTGCTCGATCCAAATCGAGATCTGCACAAGCCACGAGCTCCAGAACTTTGAATTTTTTGCAGTTTTCCATATAAATGCTGCTGATTTTTCCGCAGCCGATAATGCCTACCTTCATTTTGTTCATGATCCGACTCTCCTCTTTGAAACAGCATTGGGGTTATGGCCCACAGTTCTTGAGTTATTGGCTGTCACCCATACCGGTATAATTGTTCTGCTGCTTAACTGTCTGATCGCCATACAGTGCTTCAGCCTGCTGCTTGCCTTCCGCAGCCCAGAGTAAGCCACGGGTCATCAGCTCGGTAACCTGCGGAAGCGCGACGATATCTGCGTGATGTCCCAGAGAGTTATAATATACGCGTCCGACTCCCCAGCGCTTCGTCCAAACCACCGGCATATCGACGGCTTTGTTCAAGCGGTGCGGGCCGTCCGCTACAGGAAAACGGGTTGTAGCCAGTACTTCGACCGCAGGGTCGACATGCAGATAATATTGCTCGCTTTCCACCGTGAAATCTTCCATTCCGGCGATAAGTGGGCTTGAGGACTGTTTGATTTCCACTGTATATTTCACACCGTCATTACCTGGATGGGCCACCCATTGGCCGCCGGTCATAAACTGCCAGTCTACGTTGTGACGGAAGGAATCACACATGCCGCCGTGGCAGCCGGCTAGTCCGGTGCCGTTCTGTACAGCTGCTGATACATTATCGACGTAAGCCTGTGGTATTTCTCCCATCGTCCATACCGGTACGATCAGATCGAGATTCATCAGCTTCTCTGCATCTGCATACGCTTCCAATGTATCGGCAACTTCCACTTCAAATTGATGATTGCGTAGTATATTGGCGAAAATGGTCGCAACCTGTTCTGGCTCGTGTCCGTCCCAGCCGCCCCAAACGATTAGTGCCTTTTTCATATCTCATATATCTCCTTTACATTTCTGAGATTTCAACCCAGCGCCGCTCATCGATAGAGCGTTCTACTGCTTCGAGGACAGCCTGGCATTTTACGCCGTCATGGAAATTCGGCTGTGGCAGCCTGCTTTCCCGAAGCGCATTCGTCAGCTCTAATATTTCATGGATGAAGGTATGCTCAAAGCCGATCGTATGACCGGGCGGCCACCAGGCTTCTGCATAATCATGTGCTGGATCCGTGGCCAACACCCTTCTGAAGCCTTGCACATCCTCTTCATCAGAGGTGAAGTATACTTCAAGTTCGTTCATCCGTTCAAAATCAAACTTCACACTGCCGAGGCTGCCGTTAATTTCAAAGGAATTGGTTGACCGATGGCCTGCTGCAAAGCGCGTTGCTTCGAAACTGCCGAGGGCGCCGCCCGCAAAGCGTGCCAAGAAAAGCGTAGCGTCGTCCACGGTGACGGGACCCTTCGGCGCATCTTTACTGCCTTTGGCACTTAAGCCTGTCATCTCTGCGGCAATCGGGCGTTCTTTAATGAAGGTCTCGCTCATACCAATGACCTCCTGAATGTCTCCTACTAAATAGTGAGCAAGATCAATCAAATGAGCGCCGAGATCGCCATGCGACCCAGAGCCAGCGATTTCTTTCTGCAATCTCCAGACGAGCGGGAATTCCGGATCCATGATCCAGTCCTGTAGGAACCAGGCTCTGAAGTGATAGATTTTTCCTAGTCTGCCGCTCTCCACCAGCTTCTTAGCCAGCTTGACCGCTGGCGAGAAACGGTAGTTAAAGCCGACCATATGAGCGACCTTGGCTTCTTCAGCCGCCTGCAGCATTTCACGGGCGTCACTCAACGTAAGTGCAAGCGGCTTCTCGCAGAAAATGTGTTTTCCCGCCTTCGCAGCTGCGAGTGCAATTTCTTTATGTGCGTCACTAGGGGCGTTAATGTCGATTAAGTCAATATCGTCACGGGCGATCAGATCCTTCCAATCCGTCACGACACTAGACCATCCCAATTGGGCGGCGGCCTCAGTTACGGCATCTTTGTTTCTTCCGCACAGAGCGGTCATTTCAGGCTTAAGAGCTTCAGGAAAAAACATTGGCAGCGTCCGATAGGCGTTGCTGTGTGCTTTACCCATAAATTTATAACCAATCATCCCGACGCGCAGCTGCTTCATGGTATCCCTCCATCACATATAAAATTGATATCATTATCATTATAGAAAGTAGTGGAATGAATCTCTCGCCAGTTTATGCTTATTCATAGACAAAAAATGCACTTTAAGCATAAAGTGCATTTCAGGTTGAAGATAGATTTGGTTAACAGGCTTTGCAATATTAAGAGACGCCGTAACGAGAGCTTGAAGGGACGCAGCCCTTCAGCTCTTTATATACCCGGTTAAACGTACGGATGCTGTTGAAGCCGCATTCTAACGCAATCTCCATGATGCTGGCATCGCTGCTGATCAGCTTACGCTCTGCCTTGTGCACACGGATCGTATTGAGGTAGGTTCGGAAATTCATGCCTATAGCACTTTTGAACGTACGGCAAAAATAAGATGGCTCCATTTGAAAGCGAGTTGCGATTATTTCCACGGATAGATCATCCTGGTAATTTTCTTCAATAAACGACAGAATTTGCTGTATTCTAGCCCGCTTCGATTCGAGCTTGCTTCGCGAGCGGCGGCTCAGGCTCTGGGTTGGCCAGTTTCTCTGCAGCGTTCCGCACAACTCGAGCAGACCGGCCTTGATGAACATTGAATGACCCGGCTTGGCGTTCTCTTTTTCCTGCATAATGTCATAAAGCAGTTGTTTGATATGCTGAAATGCCGGATTACCTCCTGGAATGAAGGGAGACACAAAGCTGAAATCATTTGGCCAGTTCACGGATAGGCTGATCATTTCCGGCTTGAATATGAGAATGATGACTTGTGAATTTTCCTTACTCTCGAAATAATGAATGTCATTACTGCAGCAAATGACCATATCTCCCTGCGTAAGCAGACGCTTTTCTTCATTTACGCCGACGAGAATGTTTCCCGATTCGACGTAGATGAACTCAATTTCAGAATGATAGTGTGCATAGAACGTCAAGTTATGTCCATGGTGGATAACTAATGGCAACTCGTAATCTAGTATCCAATTTTGATAGAAGGATTTCATGCCCTCACTCCCGGGATTTGAACATTACACACTTTTATCATATCGGGAAGTACAATTAATGTCTAATAACCTATCCCAAATATTGTGAAATGTATTATGGAAATGGAAAAGGCTGACGCCATAAAAATGCGGCTTGTTTGGCATTAAAACATACTAATTCACGCACTAATCGATTGAAATTAAGAATTAGTACGTATTATATATTGAACAAAGATTAAATATGACGTATTATATACACAATAAAACTTAATTCATGGAAAGGAGGAATTAATATTCGCTAATATGACATTCTAATGATCGATGCAGGAATGTTATACTAAGAGCGAATTTATCTGAAGCGGAGGGATTTATTATCAAACTTACATCCCGTCAAATGGAGATTATTGACATCGTGAAAAAGCATGCTCCGATTACCGGAGATCTCATAGCTGAAATGCTAAATTTAACTCGCCCGACGATCCGTTCAGATTTGTCCATTCTCGTTATGCTCGACTACATCGATGCTAAACCGAAGGTAGGATATTTCTTGGGCAAGCGAAGAACGCGTGAAGACGAGAGCAAGCTACCGCTGCTTGATATGAAGGTCGGCGATCTTCACGGCGTCCCGGTCATTGTCCGCGAAACAACAACGATCCAAGAGGCGGTTGTCTCGCTGTTTTTAGAAAACGTAGGTCATTTGATCGTTACGGATGAGCAAGGCAGATTAGCGGGGATCGTCTCCCGCAAGGATCTGCTCAAAGTAACGCTTGGCAACGCCACGGCATCCTCGATGCCCGTAAGTTTCATCATGACTCGGCGGCCAAATATTATCACCGTCTCACCGGAGGATTCGGTGCTTGAGGCGGCAAGAAAGATAATCGCCCATCAAATTGACAGCTTACCTGTTGTTGTGCCGGCGGAAACCGGCGAAGAGGGGGATGTGAAGGTGGTAGGGCGGATATCTAAAACGAATATCATAAAAATGCTGCTAGATACGATAGCTGAGGAATAGTGGGGGAATGGGATGATTCAGGCTCCAGCTCATTTTATAGCAATCTGTTCAGATTCCATC comes from the Paenibacillus lentus genome and includes:
- a CDS encoding bifunctional 4-hydroxy-2-oxoglutarate aldolase/2-dehydro-3-deoxy-phosphogluconate aldolase encodes the protein MKKIKVLQNITTLGVVAVIRGDDAESAYQMSKACIEGGLNNIEVTFTTPDADQVIKRLIKEYGEKAVIGAGTVLDPITARIAILAGAEFVVSPSFDEETGKLCNLYSIPYMPGCMTLNEMKEALKVGVDVLKLFPGNNFDPGFIKAVKGPMPHVNIMPTGGVDLDNMEQWVRSGCVAVGIGGNLTAPAKEGRYDLITELAAKYVAKFREIRQ
- a CDS encoding helix-turn-helix transcriptional regulator, which gives rise to MEIIDIVKKHAPITGDLIAEMLNLTRPTIRSDLSILVMLDYIDAKPKVGYFLGKRRTREDESKLPLLDMKVGDLHGVPVIVRETTTIQEAVVSLFLENVGHLIVTDEQGRLAGIVSRKDLLKVTLGNATASSMPVSFIMTRRPNIITVSPEDSVLEAARKIIAHQIDSLPVVVPAETGEEGDVKVVGRISKTNIIKMLLDTIAEE
- a CDS encoding Gfo/Idh/MocA family protein, whose amino-acid sequence is MKQLRVGMIGYKFMGKAHSNAYRTLPMFFPEALKPEMTALCGRNKDAVTEAAAQLGWSSVVTDWKDLIARDDIDLIDINAPSDAHKEIALAAAKAGKHIFCEKPLALTLSDAREMLQAAEEAKVAHMVGFNYRFSPAVKLAKKLVESGRLGKIYHFRAWFLQDWIMDPEFPLVWRLQKEIAGSGSHGDLGAHLIDLAHYLVGDIQEVIGMSETFIKERPIAAEMTGLSAKGSKDAPKGPVTVDDATLFLARFAGGALGSFEATRFAAGHRSTNSFEINGSLGSVKFDFERMNELEVYFTSDEEDVQGFRRVLATDPAHDYAEAWWPPGHTIGFEHTFIHEILELTNALRESRLPQPNFHDGVKCQAVLEAVERSIDERRWVEISEM
- a CDS encoding AraC family transcriptional regulator; the protein is MKSFYQNWILDYELPLVIHHGHNLTFYAHYHSEIEFIYVESGNILVGVNEEKRLLTQGDMVICCSNDIHYFESKENSQVIILIFKPEMISLSVNWPNDFSFVSPFIPGGNPAFQHIKQLLYDIMQEKENAKPGHSMFIKAGLLELCGTLQRNWPTQSLSRRSRSKLESKRARIQQILSFIEENYQDDLSVEIIATRFQMEPSYFCRTFKSAIGMNFRTYLNTIRVHKAERKLISSDASIMEIALECGFNSIRTFNRVYKELKGCVPSSSRYGVS
- a CDS encoding Gfo/Idh/MocA family protein is translated as MNKMKVGIIGCGKISSIYMENCKKFKVLELVACADLDLDRAREQAEKYGIPRACSTDELLGDPDIDIVINLTIPAVHAEVSIKALEAGKHVYVEKPLTATLEEGRLVLDKANKLGLLVGSAPETFLGAGIQTALKLIEDGVIGRPVSATAFMMSRGHEFWHPDPEFYYAQGGGPMFDMGPYYLTALIQLLGPIHSIAGMTGKAKEQRIITSEKKFGKPIPVDIPTHVAGTLQFESGAIATLITSFDIFGGSSLPPIEIHGTEGTILVPDPNTFGGPVKYRKIGENEWIEQPLLPGYSENSRGIGPADMAYSLMNGRPHRASGELAYHVLEAMWAFHESSDSGRYYEMTSRCERPAPLPADLAPYTLD
- a CDS encoding ThuA domain-containing protein — its product is MKKALIVWGGWDGHEPEQVATIFANILRNHQFEVEVADTLEAYADAEKLMNLDLIVPVWTMGEIPQAYVDNVSAAVQNGTGLAGCHGGMCDSFRHNVDWQFMTGGQWVAHPGNDGVKYTVEIKQSSSPLIAGMEDFTVESEQYYLHVDPAVEVLATTRFPVADGPHRLNKAVDMPVVWTKRWGVGRVYYNSLGHHADIVALPQVTELMTRGLLWAAEGKQQAEALYGDQTVKQQNNYTGMGDSQ